The proteins below come from a single Fusibacter sp. A1 genomic window:
- a CDS encoding DUF4321 domain-containing protein, translating to MKKNPIVLLVFMLVGLVIGGIIGDLLGGLVPVLNYSKSIGVDPFTLDMAIMTLTLGFRMTINLAGVIGLLIGLFIYSKF from the coding sequence TTGAAGAAGAATCCAATTGTTTTACTCGTTTTTATGCTGGTCGGCCTCGTAATTGGGGGCATTATCGGGGATCTTCTTGGGGGTCTTGTACCTGTTCTGAACTATAGCAAATCGATAGGAGTCGATCCGTTCACCCTTGATATGGCAATTATGACCTTAACACTCGGTTTTAGAATGACGATCAACCTAGCGGGTGTGATCGGATTACTGATAGGACTATTTATCTATTCAAAATTTTAA